In the Bacteroidota bacterium genome, one interval contains:
- the cyoE gene encoding heme o synthase has protein sequence MDSALRTPPTALGDHFDWRQLFRDFYDLSKPGIGFYSLLTTAASFWLASRDFNTILFIHTLIGTGLVTCGGGALNQVLEVDADSRMRRTENRPLPSGRISLLSGLTFGIATSLIGAIYLLAFAGALPGLLAIICLAGYLFVYTPLKKKTHLSTLIGAVPGAVPILIGWAAARGEIGLAGWVLFAILFLWQIPHFLAIAWMYRKDYARAGFPMLTVIDPEGTRAAFQAVSYSLVLIPVSLLPSLLRLTGPVYFVGALLAGILFALQALRTAKSRTNASAKQLLLASIVYLPVVLALIVLDKV, from the coding sequence ATGGACTCCGCACTCCGAACTCCACCCACTGCGCTTGGCGATCATTTTGATTGGCGCCAACTCTTTCGTGATTTCTACGATCTCTCCAAACCTGGGATTGGATTCTATTCTTTGCTCACGACGGCTGCATCATTCTGGCTGGCTTCGCGAGATTTTAATACAATCCTCTTTATTCATACACTCATCGGTACAGGTCTGGTGACTTGTGGCGGGGGAGCACTGAACCAAGTTCTCGAAGTGGATGCGGACAGCCGTATGCGGCGGACTGAAAATCGCCCGCTGCCATCCGGTCGGATCTCGCTTCTGAGTGGACTCACTTTTGGGATTGCCACGTCGCTTATCGGGGCCATCTACCTCCTCGCATTTGCTGGTGCCTTGCCGGGTCTGCTCGCAATTATTTGCCTGGCCGGCTACCTCTTCGTTTATACCCCGCTAAAGAAAAAGACGCATCTCTCGACGCTGATTGGCGCTGTGCCGGGCGCCGTGCCAATTCTCATAGGCTGGGCAGCGGCTCGCGGTGAAATTGGATTAGCTGGCTGGGTGCTATTTGCGATTCTCTTTCTCTGGCAAATTCCACATTTTCTCGCAATTGCCTGGATGTACCGCAAGGATTATGCCCGAGCCGGATTCCCCATGCTCACGGTGATCGATCCCGAAGGGACACGGGCCGCATTTCAAGCAGTTAGTTACTCACTGGTACTGATTCCCGTCAGTTTGCTGCCATCATTGCTTCGACTGACCGGCCCGGTTTACTTCGTTGGTGCACTCCTCGCTGGCATTCTATTCGCACTCCAGGCTCTTCGGACGGCGAAATCACGGACCAATGCGTCCGCGAAGCAGCTCTTACTGGCTTCGATCGTGTATTTGCCGGTTGTTCTGGCGCTGATCGTGCTCGACAAAGTGTGA
- a CDS encoding ABC transporter ATP-binding protein, with translation MKSLLRLIPYFSRYRAMYLKGFVLVAISSAAQVAWPHFFGTAINDLTSGKATASTLLVQALYIVGFAFISGFFYYLVRQNIIVASRHIEYDIRNDLLAHVERLSMRFFQNTPQGELMAYSTNDVEAVRFFVGPSIMYSADTLATFIAIFGYMLALSPTLALLTVLPLPLMSVAVYFIGRKVHPLFDAVQAHFADLTARTTESISGMRVVRAYVRERYEEGVFNALATGYYDKNMRLVRTQGLMQPIIFAFMGLSTVILLLLGGRMIMHHTLSIGVLSQFVIYLGMLTWPFIALGWVTNMVQRAAASMARLIKLFETEPDIKNSDRTDMRITSLSGAIEFRNVGFRYRPELPAVLEDVSLRIEQGSTLAIIGRTGSGKTTLVDLLARLYDPTTGSITVDGHELRTIPLEVLRGSIGFVTQEPFLFSETIEENIGFGIAGDAHPVHARAQDAAKAADIYDNIMEFPEQFQTMLGERGITLSGGQKQRTAIARAIARNPRILILDDAMSAVDTATEERILSNLRAEPIPRTTVLISHRTSTAKEADLIVVIEHGRIVERGTHAELLEFGGHYYDLYRRQLLEESLETA, from the coding sequence ATGAAATCGCTTTTGCGTCTAATTCCCTATTTCAGTCGATACCGAGCGATGTACCTAAAGGGCTTCGTTCTGGTAGCAATCTCGAGCGCGGCCCAAGTCGCGTGGCCACACTTTTTTGGCACTGCGATCAATGATCTGACGAGCGGCAAGGCAACAGCCTCAACGCTGTTGGTGCAGGCGTTATATATCGTCGGGTTCGCATTTATCAGCGGATTTTTCTACTATTTAGTCCGGCAGAATATCATTGTTGCGAGCCGGCACATCGAGTACGACATCCGCAATGACTTGCTTGCACATGTCGAACGGCTTTCGATGCGGTTTTTTCAGAACACTCCGCAGGGTGAACTCATGGCCTATTCAACGAACGATGTCGAGGCTGTCCGCTTCTTTGTCGGTCCGAGCATCATGTATTCCGCCGACACGCTTGCAACGTTCATCGCGATCTTTGGCTATATGCTGGCCCTTTCGCCGACACTCGCCTTGCTGACAGTTCTGCCGTTGCCATTGATGTCTGTCGCGGTCTATTTTATTGGCCGCAAAGTTCATCCCTTGTTCGACGCCGTCCAGGCTCATTTTGCGGATCTGACAGCACGAACGACCGAGAGCATTAGCGGAATGCGCGTTGTGCGCGCCTACGTCCGTGAGCGATATGAAGAAGGCGTATTCAATGCGCTGGCAACCGGGTACTATGACAAGAATATGCGATTGGTGCGTACTCAGGGCCTCATGCAGCCGATCATTTTCGCCTTCATGGGCCTTTCGACCGTGATACTGCTCCTCTTGGGTGGCCGCATGATCATGCACCACACCCTCTCGATTGGAGTGCTGTCTCAATTCGTAATTTATCTTGGAATGTTGACCTGGCCGTTTATCGCACTCGGTTGGGTCACCAACATGGTGCAACGTGCGGCGGCCAGCATGGCGCGACTCATCAAATTATTCGAGACCGAACCCGATATTAAGAACTCCGATCGAACCGACATGCGGATTACGTCGCTCTCAGGCGCGATCGAGTTTAGGAACGTTGGTTTCCGCTACCGCCCCGAATTGCCAGCCGTACTCGAAGATGTGTCATTGCGGATCGAGCAGGGTAGCACACTGGCGATCATTGGCAGAACTGGCAGCGGGAAGACCACCCTGGTCGATCTGCTTGCGAGGCTGTATGATCCCACAACCGGCTCGATCACAGTCGATGGCCACGAACTCAGAACAATCCCACTCGAAGTGCTTCGCGGATCGATCGGATTCGTTACCCAGGAGCCATTCCTCTTTTCCGAGACCATTGAGGAGAACATCGGATTTGGCATCGCGGGAGATGCCCACCCAGTCCATGCACGCGCGCAGGATGCAGCCAAGGCAGCGGATATCTATGACAATATCATGGAGTTTCCCGAGCAATTCCAGACGATGCTCGGCGAACGTGGCATTACTCTATCCGGTGGTCAAAAGCAGCGCACGGCGATTGCTCGCGCCATCGCGCGCAACCCACGCATCCTCATTCTGGATGATGCAATGTCGGCAGTTGATACTGCCACAGAAGAGCGGATTCTTTCTAATCTTCGGGCCGAGCCCATTCCCCGCACTACGGTATTGATCAGCCATCGAACCTCAACGGCGAAGGAGGCGGATCTCATTGTTGTGATCGAGCACGGCCGCATCGTCGAGCGCGGTACACATGCCGAATTGCTTGAGTTCGGAGGACACTATTACGATCTCTACCGCCGTCAGCTTCTGGAGGAATCGCTGGAAACGGCCTAA